In the Apteryx mantelli isolate bAptMan1 chromosome 1, bAptMan1.hap1, whole genome shotgun sequence genome, one interval contains:
- the LOC136991086 gene encoding olfactory receptor 51G1-like, whose protein sequence is MATNGSSKPLMFLLTGFPGLENSHPWIAISISLMYLVAICGNCTILAIIQAEASLHKPMYLFLAMLAVTDLCLVATTLPTMLRLFWFNSRVVSFDACATQMFFIHSLSFMESGTLVAMAFDRFVAISNPLRYSLILTNSRIAKTGLAMVFRGAFFTLPTPILLRLLRYCRVNTLSHSFCVHQDMMKLACSDRRVNIIYGLFAVLATCGIDSLLILLSYVIIVKTVFNIASGEERLRALDTCVSHLCAVLIFYIPLIGLTIVHRFGEHASPLVHILMGFIYVLIPPMLNPIVYSIKITQIRQRILKRLQSSPALCAR, encoded by the coding sequence ATGGCCACTAATGGCAGCTCCAAGCCTTTGATGTTCCTACTGACTGGTTTCCCTGGCCTGGAAAATAGTCACCCTTGGATTGCCATTTCTATAAGCCTGATGTATCTCGTTGCTATTTGTGGTAACTGCACTATCTTGGCCATCATCCAGGCAGAGGCGAGCCTGCACAAGCCCATGTACCTGTTCTTGGCTATGCTGGCTGTGACAGACCTGTGTCTGGTTGCCACCACCCTGCCAACCATGCTCCGCCTCTTCTGGTTCAACTCCCGAGTGGTCAGCTTTGATGCCTGTGCCACTCAGATGTTCTTCATCCACTCCCTGTCCTTCATGGAGTCTGGCACCCTGGTGGCAATGGCTttcgaccgctttgttgccatctccaaCCCCCTCAGATACTCCCTGATCCTGACTAATTCCAGGATAGCCAAGACAGGGTTGGCGATGGTTTTCAGGGGTGCCTTCTTTACACTCCCAACCCCAATCCTCCTCCGGCTGCTGCGGTACTGCAGAGTCAACACTCTCTCCCACTCGTTCTGCGTGCACCAGGACATGATGAAGCTTGCCTGCTCGGACAGGAGAGTCAACATCATCTATGGCCTCTTTGCAGTCCTGGCCACATGTGGCATTGACTCCCTGCTCATTCTCCTTTCCTATGTCATCATCGTGAAGACAGTCTTCAACATTGCCTCTGGGGAGGAGCGCCTCCGGGCTCTGGACACCTGCGTCTCCCACCTCTGTGCTGTCCTCATCTTCTACATCCCCCTCATAGGGCTGACCATTGTGCACCGGTTTGGCGAGCATGCTTCCCCGCTGGTgcacatcctcatgggcttcatCTATGTCCTCATCCCCCCCATGCTGAATCCCATTGTGTACAGCATCAAAATAACCCAGATCCGGCAAAGGATCCTCaagaggctgcagagcagcccggCGCTGTGCGCACGTTGA
- the LOC136991027 gene encoding olfactory receptor 51G2-like — protein sequence MFVFNDTQMKPTVFLLTGIPGQEAMNLCISLLFFSMYVISMLGNSVILFIIKTDLSLHEPVYIFLSMLALTDLCLSISTMPTILGIFWFDSREISIDACFVQLFFIHSLSFIDSSVLLSMAFDRYIAICNPLRYASILTTPRIVRMGLAFMVRGVALIFPLPFLLKRFQYCRHNVLSHSYCLHQEVMKLACSDITVNSIYGFFVIISTVGVDSLLILLSYIMILRAVLSIASQEERFKALNTCVSHVCAVLLFYTPMIGLSITHRFGGSSSPLVQILMGYVYLLLPPLMNPIVYSVKTKQIRARIARVFFR from the coding sequence ATGTTCGTGTTCAATGACACGCAGATGAAGCCCACAGTATTCCTGCTCACAGGTATCCCTGGCCAGGAGGCCATGAACCTCTGCATCTCCCTCCTGTTCTTCTCCATGTATGTTATTTCCATGCTGGGCAACTCTGTCATCCTGTTTATTATAAAAACAGACCTGAGTCTCCACGAGCCCGTGTACATCTTTCTTTCCATGCTGGCTCTCACAGACCTCTGCTTATCCATCTCCACCATGCCTACTATCCTGGGTATATTCTGGTTTGACTCCAGAGAGATCAGCATCGATGCCTGCTTCGTCCAGCTGTTCTTCATCCACTCGCTTTCTTTCATTGACTCCTCTGTGCTTTTGTCAATGGCCTTTGACCGCTACATCGCCATCTGTAACCCACTGCGGTATGCATCTATCTTAACTACCCCTAGAATAGTAAGAATGGGACTAGCATTCATGGTGCGAGGTGTGGCTCTAATATTTCCGCTCCCCTTCCTCCTGAAAAGGTTTCAGTATTGCCGGCACAATGTCCTCTCCCATTCCTACTGCCTGCACCAGGAGGTCATGAAACTGGCCTGTTCCGATATCACAGTCAACAGCATCTATGGCTTCTTTGTCATCATCTCTACCGTTGGTGTGGACTCGCTTCTCATCCTGTTATCGTACATAATGATCCTCAGAGCTGTGCTGAGCATTGCCTCCCAGGAGGAGCGTTTCAAGGCCCTCAACACCTGTGTGTCCCATGTCTGTGCCGTTTTGCTGTTCTACACGCCCATGATCGGCTTGTCCATAACACACCGATTTGGGGGCAGCTCTTCTCCCCTGGTGCAGATTCTCATGGGTTACGTCTACCTGTTGCTCCCACCCCTGATGAACCCCATCGTCTACAGTGTGAAAACCAAGCAGATACGAGCCCGCATTGCCAGGGTATTCTTCAGGTGA
- the LOC136991028 gene encoding olfactory receptor 51L1-like, with protein MLSNLTVDSPAVFLLTGIPGLENVQSWLTIPLCTMYMVAVLGNCTILFIIHTEPSLHQPMYYFLSMLALSDLGLSVSTMPTMLSIFLLNSREVNVNSCIAQLYFIHTFSLMESAVLLAMALDRFVAIQQPLRYTSILTDSTVLRIGLAFAVRSAFMVMPTPILLRRLQFCLPNVLSHSFCLHQDVMKLSCSDRRINSILGLFVVVSTMGLDSVLIVLSYILIISTVLGIASREERLKALNTCVSHICAVLIFYVPMIGISMIHRFGKHASPLVHVLMADVYVLVPPVMNPIVYSVKTKQIRRRILLRFHRQRPREEH; from the coding sequence ATGCTTTCCAATCTCACCGTGGACAGCCCAGCCGTATTCCTCCTGACGGGCATCCCCGGGCTAGAAAATGTCCAGTCCTGGCTCACCATTCCACTGTGTACCATGTACATGGTTGCAGTTCTGGGCAACTGCACCATCCTCTTCATCATCCACACGGAGCCGAGCCTCCACCAGCCCATGTACTATTTCCTGAGCATGTTGGCCCTCTCTGACCTGGGCCTCTCGGTGTCCACCATGCCCACAATGCTGAGCATCTTCCTCCTCAACTCCCGGGAGGTGAATGTCAACTCCTGCATTGCCCAACTGTACTTCATCCACACGTTCTCCCTCATGGAGTCAGCCGTGCTGCTGGCCATGGCCTTGGATCGCTTTGTGGCCATCCAGCAGCCCCTCAGGTACACTTCCATCCTGACAGACTCGACTGTCCTCAGGATTGGGCTGGCATTTGCTGTAAGGAGTGCTTTTATGGTAATGCCTACCCCCATTCTTCTCCGCCGGCTGCAGTTCTGCCTTCCCAATGTCCTCTCCCACTCCTTTTGCCTGCACCAGGACGTCATGaagctgtcctgctctgacagaaGAATCAACAGCATCCTTGGGCTGTTTGTCGTTGTCTCCACCATGGGCCTGGACTCTGTGCTCATTGTCCTCTCCTACATCCTGATCATCAGCACGGTGCTGGGCATTGCATCCCGAGAGGAACGCCTCAAGGCCCTCAACACCTGTGTCTCCCACATCTGTGCTGTCCTGATCTTCTACGTCCCCATGATTGGCATTTCCATGATCCACCGGTTTGGGAAACATGCCTCTCCCCTGGTGCATGTCCTCATGGCTGATGTCTATGTGCTGGTGCCCCCAGTGATGAACCCCATTGTATACAGTGTGAAAACTAAGCAAATTCGGCGCCGCATACTCCTGAGATTTCACAGGCAAAGACCACGGGAGGAACACTAA
- the LOC136993220 gene encoding olfactory receptor 52K1-like gives MHRWISIPFSTVFAIALLGNSTLLYVIKTEPSLHKPMFYFLSMLALTDLVLSLTTVPKMLSIFWFNAREITFKACLVQMFFLHSFAIMESAVLLAMAFDRYVAVCNPLRYSSILTNSLIAKIGLLALVRASGLMLPLPFLLRRLPYCRSHVISHCYCEHMAVVKLACADTRFNNIYGIFVVLCIGVLDLLCIGHSYLMILRTVLSLATKEERLKALGTCLAHICAILFFYTPAVLSSVIHRFSHHIAPHVHILMANLYLLFPPMMNPIVYGVKTKEIRERVLTAFSRKRL, from the coding sequence ATGCACCGCTGGATTTCCATCCCGTTCAGCACAGTGTTTGCCATAGCCCTTCTTGGGAACAGCACCCTCTTGTATGTGATAAAGACAGAGCCATCTCTCCACAAGCCCATGTTCTATTTCCTTTCCATGCTGGCTCTCACTGACTTGGTGCTGTCCCTGACCACCGTGCCCAAAATGCTGAGCATCTTCTGGTTCAATGCGCGGGAGATCACCTTCAAGGCCTGCCTTGTGCAGATGTTTTTCCTTCACTCTTTTGCCATCATGGAGTCGGCAGTGCTGCTGGCCATGGCTTTTGACAGGTATGTTGCTGTGTGCAACCCCCTGCGATACAGCTCCATCCTGACCAACTCCCTGATAGCCAAGATCGGGCTGCTGGCTCTGGTCAGGGCATCCGGCCTCATGTTgcccctgcccttcctcctccgcCGCCTGCCGTATTGCCGCTCCCACGTCATCTCCCATTGCTACTGCGAACATATGGCAGTGGTGAAGCTGGCCTGTGCTGACACCAGATTCAATAATATCTACGGCATCTTCGTGGTTCTCTGCATTGGCGTGTTGGATCTGCTGTGCATTGGGCACTCCTACCTCATGATCCTGAGAACCGTGTTGAGCCTGGCAACCAAGGAGGAGAGACTGAAAGCACTTGGTACCTGCCTTGCCCACATCTGCGCCATCCTGTTCTTCTACACTCCTGCGGTTCTCTCGTCGGTAATCCACAGGTTCAGTCACCACATTGCCCCTCATGTGCACATCTTGATGGCCAATTTGTaccttctcttccctcccatgATGAATCCTATAGTGTATGGTGTCAAAACCAAGGAGATCCGTGAGCGGGTGCTCACTGCATTTTCTCGCAAGAGGCTCTAA